The Halorhabdus sp. BNX81 genome includes a region encoding these proteins:
- a CDS encoding PIN domain-containing protein → MYVEADFLLALIKDDDWLGEAAEEVYTTHREDLWTSQLTLIELLLVAYREDREAERVVTNAAALVEVDGDVETVVTAATYVDDYGFTPFDALHYIESDGETIVSSDDTYDQVTSRLDLRTVLEE, encoded by the coding sequence ATGTACGTCGAGGCTGACTTTCTGCTCGCACTGATCAAGGACGACGACTGGTTAGGGGAGGCTGCCGAGGAGGTGTATACCACTCACCGTGAGGACCTCTGGACATCTCAGCTGACACTTATTGAACTGCTCCTCGTCGCGTACCGCGAAGATCGGGAGGCAGAGCGAGTCGTGACGAACGCTGCCGCGCTTGTTGAGGTTGACGGCGACGTCGAAACGGTCGTGACCGCGGCAACGTACGTCGATGACTACGGATTTACACCGTTTGATGCGCTCCACTATATCGAGTCAGACGGCGAGACAATCGTCTCCAGCGACGACACCTACGATCAAGTCACATCCCGACTCGATCTGAGGACAGTTCTCGAAGAGTGA